AATATGAAGGTGATCGATGCTTGTATTGAGTCAGCTCGCAGTCGGAAACGGATAGAAATTGGATAAGCGGTGTACCGTATTCCTAGAAGATCTAAAAAAGCAGCCTTGTCAAAAGGACAAGCTGCTTTTTTAGATGACAAATACATAGGTATTTTCAATAAGTCTTTGGGCATTCGAGCATCACATATTTTCATCATAATCTGTGACATCACGCTTGGCGGCAGTTGCAGGTGAGTTCGATGTACCGTATTTTTCCACGGCGTCCCATGCGCCCGCATCATCAAATCGTCCTGCATTCCGTTGGCGAACCTCACCTGCACCCTTGGGCGGCGGAGTCATGACCTGTTCCTCTACCGGACGGTCATTCGATAATTCTCGAGTTGGCGTGTGCTCGACGGTATAGGCTGTATATGGAATGGCTTGTAACCGTTCAAAAGGAATTTCTTCCCCGCTCTCCACACAAATTCCGTATGTCCCATCCTTTATCCGCTGAAGGGCTGCATTGACTTGCTCCAGCTCGTCTTGCAGCGAATCATTAATCGCCATATCACGGGACCGTTCAAAGGTTTCTGTCCCTATATCAGCGGGGTGATTGTCATAGGACGAGAGCTCACCTGTGGAATCTGTCAGTGTTTCTCCCAATTGAGCGTTTGCCTGACCGTTTTGTTCAAAATGCTTTTCTAAATCCTTTTTCTGCTCCAACAACATATGTTTCAGCTCTGCAAGCTGCGAATCGTTCAAATGATTCATGATCATCTCTCCCCTTCGTGGTCTGTATAAGTGACACGTATGCTCTTTTATACCCGTTCATAGGGCCGGGCAATCAGCAGAGACTTTTATTCCCAGCCTAGAATGTGATATAAAAAGAATAGTGTGTTAAGGAGGGAATAACCGATGGATGAACATATGAAGCGTCGTCTGGATAAGCAAAAGCAGTTGTTTAAACAACTGGGCATTCAGCTGGACGCGCTCTCCATTCATGAGAAACAGTTTAAGAATAAAATGCGCGGCTATGATCCGGACGAGGTAGATGCCTTTCTGGATGAAGTGATCAAGGATTATGAACGCTTTTATGCGAATATAGCCGACCTGATGGACAAGTGGCAGGAGCAGCAGGCAACCATACGTGATTTGAAAAATGCACCCAAGCCAGCGGCCGACCTTAATGGACTTGACCGTCGTCAACTGGAGGATATCGTAAAACAGTTGGAATATAGTGTGCGCCAATTAAAGGTGCGAGTACGTCCTGAAAATGACTATTTTCCGGAGTAAGGTGCAGTTAGCACTGTGTTGGTGCCTCTATTGTGGTATGATGGAAACAAGTATTTTATCAAACATTTAATGAGGCACACACATAAAGGTGGTTAACATGAGTACCCATTTTTCCGTTAGTATCCATTGTCTGCTTCTTCTGGCTGAAGGGGCACCGGAGCGAATGACATCGTCACTTATAGCTTCCAGCATCAATACAAACCCGGTAGTTGTGAGAAGGATTATGAGCCGCCTCAAGCAAGCGGGTTTGGTTGATTCATCGCCTGGAGCACGCGGCTTTCGTCTAAGCATGTCCAGTTCAAACATCAATCTGAAAATGATCTATGAAGCGACTAAGGATGAAGGTCCGTTGTTCGCCATCCACACCGATAGCAATCTTAATTGTGAGGTAGGCAGGAACATAGACGCATTGTTGGATGGTTTATATACCGTGGCAGAGCAGAAAATACAGACGTTTTTCGAGACCGTTACGCTGCGAGATTTGGAGCAGGCACTTCAGCAGCGCGTGGGGCAACAAAGTTCATCTGTGTAAAGACGCTGGTAAGGAGCAATTAATATGAAAATCATCGTACTTTCAGACACTCATATGCCGCACAGAGGCAAAACACTGCCTAGTCGACTGGTACAGGAGTTAAAAGGCAGTGACCTCATTCTCCATGCCGGAGACTGGACGGATTGGTTCGTATATGAACGTCTAGCTGAATTTGCGCCTGTGCAAGGCATTGCCGGAAACAATGATGGAGTGGACATCGTGGAGCGTCTAGGCTATCAGCGAATCGTTGAAGCCCAAGGCAAGCGAATCGGCATGGTTCACGGTCACGGCTGGCGAGGCACGACAGAAAATATCGCATTGAATACGTTTAAGGGAGAAACGCTGGATTGCCTGATTTATGGACATTCTCATATTCCGGTGCTCAAAACGATTGACGGTCAGCTTGTCCTTAATCCGGGGTCTCCGACGGACAAACGCGGTCAAGACGAATATTCATTTATCGTGCTGACGATTGAAGCTGGTCAGATGGAAGCACAGCTTGTTCTTTATCCAGATAAACATTGATTTAAAACCAACAACTGTTGATTAAAGGGGAAGCTATGGCTATTTTTGAATTAGAACCAATGAAGCATCATGTATTGATTTGCAATGGAGGCACATGTATGCGACATGAGGGTGAAGAAGTTACACAGGCAATTCGGGATGAAATTCGTAAACAAAATGCAGAGGCATATATTCACACGACCAGAACTCGCTGTAATGGGCGTTGTCATGATGCTGCGGTTGTGATCGTCTATCCTCAAGGGGACTGGTATGGTCAAATGACCCCCGACTCGGGGACTCAACTAGTGCGGAAGCTCGTAACGGGAGAGAAGCTGGAACCTCATCTTTTTTATGAGTGTACAGGTCAATCCAGCTCGGAATAATCCAATCAACCATCTATAAGTACACGAGTAGAGAAAATCTTTGCGGAGATTTTCTCTTTTTTGCGTTTAATCCCCGATGTGAAAGGTAAAAGTATACTGTGGACACCAATCCGATAGGGAGGGAAGTAAAATGGCCCCATTTGAAGATAACCTGCACGATCAGAATGAGCAGAAAGGACAGACGGGGGAAGGAACGACGGAATCTAAACACCAGGAACAGTCGATCAATCGAGATCATGCAGAGCAGTATCCAACAGAGCAGGAAAGCTTGTTTGACCGTTTTGAGATCGAGCAGACGGTAGATGCCATTCCTGTAGAGGATTTGAAGATGGAAAGACAGGAGGAGAAAGACAAGGATGCAACCAAGCATACCTCTTCCAGTGAGAAAAAATACAATGGTGGCATATAATCATCAACTAACTGGTAATATTTAAAAAGAAATCTCTTGACTTTAAGATATGTGTAATGTACATTAAGTTACGAAAAGTAATTAATTTTTCTCAGGAGGTAACAAAATGACTAAAGACTTCTTCACAGCTCTGAAAGACAGACGCTCCTATTATGGTATTAGCAAAGAACAAGTCATTTCTGACCAACGGATTCAAGAAATTGTAGAGGAAGCTGTGAAGTACACACCTACCTCGTTCAACTCCCAAACTTCACGCGCCGTAGTGTTGCTTGGAGAACATCATGACAAACTGTGGAATATTACAGAAGATATTTTGCGGGAAGTGGTAGGCAATGAAGAACAATTCAAATCTACTGCTGAGAAAATGAACGGTTTCCGCAGCGGTTACGGAACGGTCTTGTTCTTTGAAGACAATAACGTGATAGCTGGTCTGCAACAACAATTCGAAGCCTATGCGGACAATTTTCCAATCTGGGCTAACCAATCTAATGGTATGTTGCAATTGGTTGTATGGACAGCTCTGGAACAAGAAGGATTGGGCGCATCCCTTCAGCATTACAACCCTTTGATTGATGAAAAAGTGAAAAACGAATGGAACATTCCTGAGCACTGGAAACTGATTGCTGAAATGCCATTTGGTAAACCGACATTCCAACCAGGTGAAAAAGAATTCCAGCCTATTGAAGAACGTGTAAAAACATTTAAATAATTTTCACGATAAAATGACGTTTCAAGTTCAGCCTGATTAGAGCACTGTGGGTATCTACAGTGCTCTTTGCCATTCCATTTTTAAGATATGTAAGCTTTGATATATACAGACACAGCGGTTAATTCATCCGTTAGTGGGTGATATTATGTTTAAAATTGGATGAGAAGTTTACATAGATGTGATTGCGGTTTTATGCAGCTGTCTAGGATAACGCGCATTCAAAGGAGGAAAAGTGATGAACTATGATTGCATTATTGTTGGCGGGGGAATTGCCGGTTTGCAAGCAGCCATTCAATTGGGAAGATACAGCAGTCATCGGGTGCTGGTAATAGATTCCGGCTATGGTCGGTCTACGCTGTGTCATCAATATCATAATATTTTGGGATTTCCTGAGGGAATTTCTGGTGAAGAGCTGCGACGGCGTGGACGTAGCGAGGCTACGAAACTAGGAACTGAGTTTGTTGAAGAAAAGGCGGTCAAAGCCGTCAAAAGGGATGAGCTTTTTGACATTCAAGTGGAGGAAGGCTCCATGTATTCGTCAAAGACGCTGCTGTTGGCGACAGGGCTAACGGATCGTTTTCCAAAACTGGATGGGTTACAAGCTTGCTTGGGCAACAGTGTATATGTGTGCCCGGATTGTGACGGTTATGAGGTTCAGGATCGCAGTACGGTCGTCATGGGGGCTGGCAAAGCAGGAGCTTCCATGGCTCTGATTTTATCAGAGCGCACCGATCAACTTGTATATGTCAATCATGAGCGTTCAGAGGTGCCGGACGAGCTGAGCGAAAAGCTGCGGGAAAAAGGGATTGGCTATAAGGAAGCCGCTATTTCTGAGATTATAACCGGAGAACCGGGCTGTTTTGAAGGAGTGCGGCTGGCCGATGGACAAGTAGTTCGAGCAGAGCGGGGCTTTTTAGCTTTTGGCAGCAATCATGTTCATTCAGAGCTGGCAGAGCAACTGGGTGTACATCTGCTGCATAATAAGCACATTGAAACTCATCCTCGCAGCAAAATGACAAATGTGGAAAATGTATGGGTAGCCGGGGACTTAGGGGCTCATGCCGAACAAGCGACTGTAGCGATGGGAGAAGGAGCTATGTCAGCGATTTGGATACACAAGGTATTAACGGGTATGAAAACAAAAGTACCGCAGCTCTGAGAGCTGCGGTTTAGAACGATGGGCGTGTACTCGTTGGGAGATGAAGTTCGAAGCGTTTTAATTGATCGCTCATGCCGTACTTACGTAAAATTTCTGTCTGTTTGTTGCCGATAAGATCAAAATGCGGATAGGGCTGACGTTGATGAATATATTGGGGGTCCAATCCGTTATGGTTGCACCATAAGCGCAGCTTGTCCAAATTAGAACATCCCACCTTGGTGACGGTTGTAATGCCTGGAAAGCGATCATCCACCCAGTAATGTGTCAGAAAAGCAATTTCACCACGACTGACCTCTCTTTTCCAGGCCATAAGCTCCTGCCGGGTAATGCCAAATGCCATCGTTCTCTTCCCTCCTTGGCTCAGACTGAAATCATGAGCTGCTGCGTGGTTGTTCCATTATTTTCGTACTGTAGTCTGTATTATGATCCACATGGGGTAACACAATAACAGGAGAACATGTGTGACGATCTCCTGTTAGAAGTTAAAGCCATCTCTCGGCCCAGCTCTCCACACCATTCAATGCATCACCTAGCTCTTTACCCTTGCGTGTCAGCGAATACTCGGTACGCACAGGCCGCTCTGTGATGACATTGCGAAGGATCAGGCCGGAAAGCTCTAGTTCCTTGATGCGTTCGTTCAGCATGCGTTTGCTAAGATCGGGTATGGAGACGTGAATTTCACTAAATCGTTTGGGATGTTCCATCAAAGTATGAATGATGAGAGCGGTCCATTTTTTGCTGATGATCTGAAAGGACTGTTCCACCTTACCGCACAAAAGCTTAGGCTGCCTGTCGTCGCTCATCTGAATCCCCTCAATTTCATTGTTGTTTTAAACAGTATACTAAAAGTAACTCTGTATACCAATAGTAACTATAACGCTTTGTGTCAACTGTGACATATTTAACATTTTTTTCTCTTTCCTTTCGTCAATCATACCACAGAAAACGTTATCATTACAGGATATATCGAATGTTCACGATTTCGCTAAAATTTGATTGACTTGCCCCTTATTTTGGGTGTATTATGGGTTACGTTAATTCCTCAGGTAACTTTTAATAACCTCATCTTTATAATGGGAAGAAGGAATATTTCATGGATTCAATGACATTTGTCTTATTTGGAGCGACAGGGGATTTGGCTAAACGCAAAATTTACCCTGCCTTGTATAATTTGTTTGTAGAAGGTAAAATTCCGGCTTCCTTTTCTGTAATTGGGATGGGGCGTCGTGAAGTGGCAGACGAGCAATTTCAAAGTAATGTAGAGCAATCCATTAAGGATTTTTCCAGACACGTGAATGAAGACCGTGCACAGATGGATCAGTTCTTAAGTGCTTTCCGTTACAGCGCATTGAACGTCAACTACCCGGAAGATTATAAAAAGCTGCTACAGCTTGCTGAGCAACGTGAAAATGACTTGGGAATTCCGGGGAACCGCATGTTTTACTTATCGGTGGCACCGGAATTTTTTGATGTGATTGCCCTCAATATTCGGGAGAGTGGTTTAGCTGAAACAAAGGGTTGGAAACGGCTCATTATCGAAAAACCATTTGGGCACGATCTGGAATCCGCACGTGAGTTGAATGATCGCCTGAGTAGAACCTTTGCTGAGGATGAGATTTATCGTATTGACCATTACTTAGGCAAGCCTATGGTTCAAAACCTTGAAGCCTTAAAATTCGCTAATCCGTTGCTTCAAGGGATATGGAACAATCAGTACATCGCCAATGTGCAAATTACCGCTTCTGAGACTGTAGGAGTAGAGGAGCGAGCAGGATACTATGATCACTCTGGCGCTATTCGTGATATGGTACAAAATCACATGCTGCAGGTATTGATGATGGCGGCTATGAACAAGCCGGGACATGTCACGGCTGACCAGGTGCGTGACGAAAAAAGCAAGGTTATGGACGCGCTTCGTGCACTTGATCCTTCTGATATTGCTTCCAGCGTGGTTAGAGGCCAATATACCAACGGTGAGATCAACGGAAAAGCAGTTCCTTCCTATAAAGAAGAGCCGGATATCGGACCTGATTCGCAAAATGATACTTTTATTTCAGCTCGCCTATGGATTGACAACGAACAATGGTCGGGTGTGCCGTTCTATATTCGTACCGGGAAACGCATGAAAGAAAAATCTACTCGTATCGTCGTGGAATTCAAAAAGGATAGCACAGATCCTTATGCCGCTCAAGGGCAACCGACTGACCCGAACTTGCTGATCATCCATGTTAACCCGGATGAAAAGGTAACGCTGCGTCTGAATAGTAGAGACCCGCTAAACGCTGGTCAACTGGAAACGGTTCTGATGAATTATCATTCCGAGGCCAAGGATGTACCAGAAGCCTATGAACGCCTCATCTTTGATGCACTGCGCGGAGATTCCACCTTTTTTGCTCATTGGAACGAAGTTGAGCTTTCATGGGTGTGGGTTCAACCTGTACTGGAAGCTTTTGCTCGTGGTGAGGTTCCACTACACACGTATGCAGCAGGCTCTTACGGTCCAGAAGCTTCAGATCAAATGTTAGAGGAGCAAGGCTTTACATGGTGGCTGGACGAAAAGTCCGAAAGCTCTGAGAAAGCAGTCGTTCGTTCTTAACAGTAACAAGAAAGTATATCCAAAATATGTTTGCTACGGCAGGAGGCCATTACTATGCAAGTAGGATTAATTGGTTTGGGAAAAATGGGTTTGAATCTCGGGAAAAATTTGATTGATCATAAGCATGAACTTGTCGCTTACGACGTCAATGCAGCCGCAATCCAAGAAATGAAGGATTATGGAGCTAAAGGTGCTTCTACATTGGAAGAGCTTGTACAGGCAACTCAATCCCCTAGAGTATTATGGATCATGGTTCCTCACCAAATTGTTGATTCTGTGCTGGATCAGCTTCAACCGATGTTGTCCAAAGGGGACATCATTATTGAAGGTGGTAATTCTCATTACAAAGAGTCTATTGCTCGTCATGCCCGCTTAAAAGAACATGGTATCAGCTTCATGGATGCTGGAACTTCAGGCGGGATGGAAGGCGCACGCAATGGCGCTTGTTATATGATCGGTGGCGATCCGGAAGCTTGGGCGGTTGTTGAGCCTGTTTTCCGCGACACAGCAGTGGAAAATGGATATTTGTACGCAGGTAAATCCGGAAGCGGACATTTTCTGAAAATGGTTCATAACGGTGTGGAATACGGCATGATGGCTTCCATCGGTGAAGGATTTGAAGTGCTGGAAAAAAGCAACTTTGACTTTGATTATGAACAAGTAGCGCGTGTGTGGAACAACGGTTCTGTTATCCGCTCTTGGTTGATGGGCTTAACTGAACGTGCATTCTCCAAAGATGCAAACCTGGACGAAATCCGTGGGGTTATGCACTCTTCTGGTGAAGGAAAATGGACGGTTGAAGAAGCGTTGGACATTCAGGCTGCTACACCAGTTATTGCCTTGTCCCTGCTGATGCGCTACCGGTCTCTTGATGCGGACACGTTCAACGGGAAAGTGGTTGCTGCACTGCGTAATGAATTTGGCGGTCACGCGGTAGAAAAGAAGTAATAACAATATAAGTTAGTATCTATCCCCGTAGCTTCACAACTGCGGGGATATTGCTATATGTTTTGGCGTTTATTGGATTTTTGCATAACCTGCATATGCATATTTTTCCTTGTATATCCGCACAATAGGTGAAAAAGGCGGAAGGGTGAATAGCATATGTGCAAAAGGTTTTCGTTATCGGCTGATTTAGATGAGGTGAGGGATCACTTTGGTATACAACGGGTGATGTATTATTACAAAACACGCTATAACATGAGTCCTACTCAGCATGTTCCAATTGTGCTGCATCAGGATGGAGAGCGGGTACTTGATGAATTTCGTTGGGGATTTATTCCCTACTGGGGCAAGGATTGTGTCAATGCAGACTTAAATACGGTTCGGGTAAATCCGAGTTATCGCAAGATGGCGGAAACCCGACGCTGTATCATTCCATGCAATGGATTTTATTATTGGCGAAAATTAGGCAAACGCATGTGTGCTGTAAGGGTGGTACTGCCGGAACAGAAGATGTTTGCGGTCGCGGGGCTATATGAAGTATGGCATGATAGTCGTAAGGAGCCTTTACGCACCTGTACGATGATGACAGTTCATGCTAATACGGATATACGTGAATTCGATACCCGCATGCCAGCTATTTTGGAAGCTGATCATATAGATTCATGGCTGGATCCGTCTGTCCAGAACATAGATGAGCTGCTGCCTCTATTGCGCACGTATGAGCAAGGCGACATGAACATCTATCCAGTGACCCCGCTGGTGGCCAATGATGAACATGATAACCGTGAATGTATTCAGGAAATGGATTTGCAGTGGTCCTGGATTAAACCTTAAATGTATGGAGATTTTCATCCATTATTGATCATAAGCTTCCCGCCACCTGCATAGGTATGTATTGGGGAACAAGCGTCATGATCCGGGGAGAGGGGAAACGGCCGAAGGAGTATCTCATATGGGATGGAGGCGATTGGAATGAGTAACGATACACTCATCCAGCTGCTGGTGCTCATGGTGACGATCATCGGTCTGGTCCAAAACCGGTAAGTGGCAGGTTCCAGAAGGCGGGAGAATTGCCGTAGGCAATCTTCCGTTTTTTTCTGTGTTAAAAAGCTCGCAGATTAAGGAAGCTTACGGTACAATAGATGCTAGGATACAGGTGACAAGACACCTGAATATACGTCTACATACGATATATTTTTAAGGGAGAGCGAATCATGAGTGACTTAACTTCATTACCACCAGCCAAAAAAAGAAAATTGCTGTTCAGTGCAGGGCTTAGCTGGCTGTTTGATGCTATGGATGTAGGGCTGCTTTCATTTATAGTCGCAGCGTTGGCAAAGGAGTGGCATCTGGGATCTGAGCAAATTGGACTGCTGACTGCAATGAATTCGATAGGAATGGTGTTCGGAGCCGCTATGGCGGGGATTTTGGCTGATCGTTACGGCAGACGCGCCATTTTAGTGTGGACATTGTTGATCTTTTCTATTGCCAGCGGCTTATCAGCTTTGGCGACAGGCCTCGGAATGCTGCTGGTGCTGCGTTTTATTGCTGGTGCAGGCTTGGGCGGGGAATTGCCGGTTGCTTCGACGCTGGTGTCAGAATCAGTGCCTGTGAAAGAACGAGGGAGAGCGGTTGTGCTGCTGGAAAGCTTCTGGGCGGCAGGCTGGATCCTTTCGGCTCTTATTGCTTATTTTGTTATTCCAAAGTATGGTTGGCAAATGGCATTTATTCTCGGCGCAGTACCTGCGCTGTACGCTCTTTATCTGCGTAGAGCTATTGATGATTCACCGCGTTACAAGCTGCAAAGCGTTAAACTTCCGCTGCGTGCACGATTGGCTTCGATTTGGTCGGGACCTAATCGCAAGTCTACGCTGATGCTGTGGATTTTATGGTTCACAGTTGTATTTTCATACTACGGCATGTTCCTGTGGCTACCTAGCATTATGTTTATGAAAGGCTTCGAACTGGTTAAAAGCTTTGAGTATGTGCTGATCATGACGCTTGCCCAACTCCCAGGTTACTTTACCGCCGCCTATCTAATTGAAAAGCTGGGCCGCAAATTCGTACTGATCATCTACTTGCTGCTCACAGCCGTGTCTGCCATTTGGTTTGGCACCTCGGAAACGGCGGGAATGCTGCTAGCTGCTGGTATCTGCTTGTCCTTTTTTAATCTCGGTGCATGGGGAGCCATGTACGCCTATACACCAGAATTGTACCCGACAGCCGTCCGTTCAACCGGTGTGGGTATGGCGGCTGCGTTTGGTCGTATTGGAGGCGTTATCGGGCCTTTTGCAGTCGGTATACTCGTAGGACAGGGCGTAGTGTTACCATCTATCTTTGTGATTTTCTTCGTAGCTATCTTGATCGGAGCAGCGGCTGTATGGTTGCTGGGTACGGAAACCAAAAATCAGGAGATTGACTAACCTTTACATTCACCTGTGTGAAGATTCATAATATAAGAGAGAGGAGTGACCTGAAATGGAGCATACCTTTCTGCTCAAGGCAGACTGGAACGGGGGGCGCAACAGTGACGGTCGTATTGAGGCTGGACAGTTGCGGACTGCAATTTCGATCCCGGCCGAGATGGGAGGCCCTGGTGTGGGCACCAATCCAGATGAAATGCTGCTCGGTGCCGCCGCTACCTGCTATTTGATTACTTTGGCGGCGATGATGGAGCGCGCGAGTCTCCCGGTGGCGTCACTGGCGCTGGAATCCGAAGGGATTGTCGATGTAACGAACAATATTTTTACATATCGCCGAATTGTGCATCGTCCGCAGGTTCAATTGGCCGCCGATGCGACAGAATCACAGATCGAACAAGCATTGCGACTGGCAGAGCAGGCAGAAACCTCATGCATGATCTCGCGTGCTGTAGCGGGAAATGTGACGTTGTCCACAGAGCCCGTGGTGGAGCGCGCCTCTTAAAGCGATATCTGTAACAGGAGCAATCATTCTAATTGCCCATCATTTTTTTAATCCAAGGAGGACACAACCATGACAGCGCAACAAAAATTGCTCGTATTCGCAGGCTCTTACGCCGAATTGGAAGGTAACGGAGTTTATTCGTATACTTTTAATGAACAGACAGGAGCACTTACACTACAGGATGAGTTCTCCGGCTTGAAAAATCCTACATTCCTGAATGTGGACGTCAAAAATCGGAAGCTGTATTCCATTGGGGAGACGACTTCTGCTGCAGGAGCAAAAGTAGGCGAAGCTTCTGCTTTCGAAATTGATCCAGTTAAAGGAACATTTACATTGCTGAATCGTGCGGAAAACGTGGGTGCAACAACTTGCCACATTCAGCGTGATCCATCTGATCGTTACCTTATTGTAGTCAGCTACCACGGAGGTATGGTGGGACTGGTGTCTCTGACTGAGGACGGACGTATTGGTGAGTTGCTGGATGTTAAACAGCACGAGGGCAAAGGAGCGCACCCTGAACGTCAGGATCGTCCACATCCACATTCCAGTTTCTTTAGTCCAGATGGTCGCTTCCTGTTCGTACAAGATCTCGGTCTGGATCTGATCCGTGTTTATACCATTGATGACAGCAAAGGACAACTGGTGCTTCATGGTGAAACGAAAACCCATGCAGGTGCAGGTCCACGTCATTTGACGTTCCACCCAAATGGTAAATTTGCTTTTGTCATTAACGAAG
The Paenibacillus peoriae DNA segment above includes these coding regions:
- a CDS encoding TraR/DksA C4-type zinc finger protein, with the translated sequence MNHLNDSQLAELKHMLLEQKKDLEKHFEQNGQANAQLGETLTDSTGELSSYDNHPADIGTETFERSRDMAINDSLQDELEQVNAALQRIKDGTYGICVESGEEIPFERLQAIPYTAYTVEHTPTRELSNDRPVEEQVMTPPPKGAGEVRQRNAGRFDDAGAWDAVEKYGTSNSPATAAKRDVTDYDENM
- a CDS encoding DivIVA domain-containing protein, which produces MDEHMKRRLDKQKQLFKQLGIQLDALSIHEKQFKNKMRGYDPDEVDAFLDEVIKDYERFYANIADLMDKWQEQQATIRDLKNAPKPAADLNGLDRRQLEDIVKQLEYSVRQLKVRVRPENDYFPE
- a CDS encoding Rrf2 family transcriptional regulator, whose amino-acid sequence is MSTHFSVSIHCLLLLAEGAPERMTSSLIASSINTNPVVVRRIMSRLKQAGLVDSSPGARGFRLSMSSSNINLKMIYEATKDEGPLFAIHTDSNLNCEVGRNIDALLDGLYTVAEQKIQTFFETVTLRDLEQALQQRVGQQSSSV
- a CDS encoding metallophosphoesterase family protein — encoded protein: MKIIVLSDTHMPHRGKTLPSRLVQELKGSDLILHAGDWTDWFVYERLAEFAPVQGIAGNNDGVDIVERLGYQRIVEAQGKRIGMVHGHGWRGTTENIALNTFKGETLDCLIYGHSHIPVLKTIDGQLVLNPGSPTDKRGQDEYSFIVLTIEAGQMEAQLVLYPDKH
- a CDS encoding (2Fe-2S) ferredoxin domain-containing protein; this encodes MAIFELEPMKHHVLICNGGTCMRHEGEEVTQAIRDEIRKQNAEAYIHTTRTRCNGRCHDAAVVIVYPQGDWYGQMTPDSGTQLVRKLVTGEKLEPHLFYECTGQSSSE
- a CDS encoding nitroreductase family protein, producing MTKDFFTALKDRRSYYGISKEQVISDQRIQEIVEEAVKYTPTSFNSQTSRAVVLLGEHHDKLWNITEDILREVVGNEEQFKSTAEKMNGFRSGYGTVLFFEDNNVIAGLQQQFEAYADNFPIWANQSNGMLQLVVWTALEQEGLGASLQHYNPLIDEKVKNEWNIPEHWKLIAEMPFGKPTFQPGEKEFQPIEERVKTFK
- a CDS encoding NAD(P)/FAD-dependent oxidoreductase, translated to MNYDCIIVGGGIAGLQAAIQLGRYSSHRVLVIDSGYGRSTLCHQYHNILGFPEGISGEELRRRGRSEATKLGTEFVEEKAVKAVKRDELFDIQVEEGSMYSSKTLLLATGLTDRFPKLDGLQACLGNSVYVCPDCDGYEVQDRSTVVMGAGKAGASMALILSERTDQLVYVNHERSEVPDELSEKLREKGIGYKEAAISEIITGEPGCFEGVRLADGQVVRAERGFLAFGSNHVHSELAEQLGVHLLHNKHIETHPRSKMTNVENVWVAGDLGAHAEQATVAMGEGAMSAIWIHKVLTGMKTKVPQL
- a CDS encoding winged helix-turn-helix transcriptional regulator, whose protein sequence is MSDDRQPKLLCGKVEQSFQIISKKWTALIIHTLMEHPKRFSEIHVSIPDLSKRMLNERIKELELSGLILRNVITERPVRTEYSLTRKGKELGDALNGVESWAERWL
- the zwf gene encoding glucose-6-phosphate dehydrogenase, with product MDSMTFVLFGATGDLAKRKIYPALYNLFVEGKIPASFSVIGMGRREVADEQFQSNVEQSIKDFSRHVNEDRAQMDQFLSAFRYSALNVNYPEDYKKLLQLAEQRENDLGIPGNRMFYLSVAPEFFDVIALNIRESGLAETKGWKRLIIEKPFGHDLESARELNDRLSRTFAEDEIYRIDHYLGKPMVQNLEALKFANPLLQGIWNNQYIANVQITASETVGVEERAGYYDHSGAIRDMVQNHMLQVLMMAAMNKPGHVTADQVRDEKSKVMDALRALDPSDIASSVVRGQYTNGEINGKAVPSYKEEPDIGPDSQNDTFISARLWIDNEQWSGVPFYIRTGKRMKEKSTRIVVEFKKDSTDPYAAQGQPTDPNLLIIHVNPDEKVTLRLNSRDPLNAGQLETVLMNYHSEAKDVPEAYERLIFDALRGDSTFFAHWNEVELSWVWVQPVLEAFARGEVPLHTYAAGSYGPEASDQMLEEQGFTWWLDEKSESSEKAVVRS
- the gnd gene encoding phosphogluconate dehydrogenase (NAD(+)-dependent, decarboxylating), which encodes MQVGLIGLGKMGLNLGKNLIDHKHELVAYDVNAAAIQEMKDYGAKGASTLEELVQATQSPRVLWIMVPHQIVDSVLDQLQPMLSKGDIIIEGGNSHYKESIARHARLKEHGISFMDAGTSGGMEGARNGACYMIGGDPEAWAVVEPVFRDTAVENGYLYAGKSGSGHFLKMVHNGVEYGMMASIGEGFEVLEKSNFDFDYEQVARVWNNGSVIRSWLMGLTERAFSKDANLDEIRGVMHSSGEGKWTVEEALDIQAATPVIALSLLMRYRSLDADTFNGKVVAALRNEFGGHAVEKK
- a CDS encoding SOS response-associated peptidase, whose product is MCKRFSLSADLDEVRDHFGIQRVMYYYKTRYNMSPTQHVPIVLHQDGERVLDEFRWGFIPYWGKDCVNADLNTVRVNPSYRKMAETRRCIIPCNGFYYWRKLGKRMCAVRVVLPEQKMFAVAGLYEVWHDSRKEPLRTCTMMTVHANTDIREFDTRMPAILEADHIDSWLDPSVQNIDELLPLLRTYEQGDMNIYPVTPLVANDEHDNRECIQEMDLQWSWIKP
- a CDS encoding MFS transporter, encoding MSDLTSLPPAKKRKLLFSAGLSWLFDAMDVGLLSFIVAALAKEWHLGSEQIGLLTAMNSIGMVFGAAMAGILADRYGRRAILVWTLLIFSIASGLSALATGLGMLLVLRFIAGAGLGGELPVASTLVSESVPVKERGRAVVLLESFWAAGWILSALIAYFVIPKYGWQMAFILGAVPALYALYLRRAIDDSPRYKLQSVKLPLRARLASIWSGPNRKSTLMLWILWFTVVFSYYGMFLWLPSIMFMKGFELVKSFEYVLIMTLAQLPGYFTAAYLIEKLGRKFVLIIYLLLTAVSAIWFGTSETAGMLLAAGICLSFFNLGAWGAMYAYTPELYPTAVRSTGVGMAAAFGRIGGVIGPFAVGILVGQGVVLPSIFVIFFVAILIGAAAVWLLGTETKNQEID
- a CDS encoding OsmC family protein; translation: MEHTFLLKADWNGGRNSDGRIEAGQLRTAISIPAEMGGPGVGTNPDEMLLGAAATCYLITLAAMMERASLPVASLALESEGIVDVTNNIFTYRRIVHRPQVQLAADATESQIEQALRLAEQAETSCMISRAVAGNVTLSTEPVVERAS